The Mesorhizobium opportunistum WSM2075 DNA window CCTATGCGGGTGCGCTGCAGACGTTCAACCAGCTAGGCACGCTCCAGCAGCGACTCGGCAACCGGTCGTGGACCGTGGAAGCGCAATGCGCCGACGGGGTTTCCGACGATGTGAGGGCCGAGGCAGGCATCGGCCTGTGGGGCAGGATCGAGGGCACCAGCGGCTCCTACGATCCGGAAAACTCCACAACCGGGACGACTTACGACACTTCGACCTGGAAGCTTCAGACTGGCGCAGACATGCTCCTTTCCGACACCGCCGCCGGTCAGCTCATCGGCGGTGTCGCTTTCCAGTACGGCACCGTATCAGCCGATGTCTCGTCGCTATTCGGCGGCGGGTCGATCGACAGCACCGGCACCGGCGTTTCAGGCTCGCTGACCTGGTACGGCGCGGAAGGGTTCTACCTCGACAGCCAGGCGCAGGTGATCTGGTATGACAGCGATCTCGACTCGGCGACCGCCGGACAGCGGCTGGTCGATGGTAACAACGGCGTCGGCTACGCACTCGGCGTCGAAGCGGGCAAGCGTATCATGCTCGACCCGAGCTGGTCGCTGACGCCGCAAGCGCAGCTTGCCTGGTCGTCCGTCGACCTCGACGCGTTCACCGACGCCTTCGGCGCAAGAGTTGCTCCCGGCAGCAACGACAGCCTGCTTGGCCGTCTCGGCCTGTCGCTGGACCACCAGTCACAGTGGCAGGACCGCAGCGGCCGGACCGGGCACACGAATGTCTACACGATCGCCAACCTTTATTACGATTTCGAGGACGGCTCGTCGGTCGACCTGGCCGGCAGTACCCTCTCAAGCCGAAACGAGCGGCTATGGGGCGGTCTCGGCATCGGCGGCACGATCAACTGGGCCGACGACAAGTTCTCCGTCTTTGGCGAAGCTGTCGCCCGCACGGGGTTGGAGAACTTCGGTGACAGCCATGCACTGACGGGTTCGCTCGGTTTGCGGGTCAAGTGGTAGAAGGCCTGTGGCCGTCAGTCCATTGCGGAACCTGCCGCTCAGCGTGCTGCGTGGCGGCCATGATCGACCCGACCGTTTTCACCACCGAGAAAGCCGAGCAGCATCCCGCATCCGATGCCGCGTTTCAGTTGAAATTTGACTTTTGCAGTGGTCGCATCGGCTGCCGGCCCCTGTATGGTTAGCGGAAGTATTCAGGAGGCGTGGGGTCATGAGCGTGACGAACGGCAAGCCCGAGCATGTCGCTGCCGCTTTTGCGAACGCTTGGAACCGGCACGACATGGATGAGTTCGCATCTCTGTTCGCTTCCGATGCTAATTTCGTCAACGTCGTAGGTGTCTGGTGGAAGAACCGGTCCGAAATCGAAGCAGCGCACCGAGCCACTCATGACACCATGTTTCGGGATAGCCGCCTGGAAGGCGATGTCTCGTCGGTTGTGGAATTGGCTCAGGGGCTTGCTTCCATTCACTACAGTTGGACCCTAACGGGAGCATCTGCTCCGGACGGAACCCCGGTCGGGATCAGGAAGGGCATATTGCTTCTGATCGTCCAAGAAGGGCGGTCGGGATGGCGCATCAAGGTGGCTCAGAACACGGATATTGTTCCTGCCATCATCGCCCCTGCAGCTTGAGCCTGCGCACCGAAAACGGCGCGCGAAGCTGCCATTCTCCGGCAGGCGACCCCAAAACAAACAAGGCCCCTGCACAGCGTGGCGATGACGCTGGATCACGCAAAGTTTTGTGATTTGGTGGTGGATGCGCTGGAGCGGTCGACGAAGGGTTTGGGGTGACGTGCGAGGCTGGTTGTCATTTCCCTTCTATCCGGCACGCGGGGACATCCGCCAACATCGGCGGCAGGATTCCCATGATGTCGCCTTTGGGGGCTGGTTCCGGACAATCCGCTTTCGGGCATCGGCCGTGAGATAGCTGCCATTCAATCACCGGTGACCGAACGGCAGCAACCGACCATCCCGATCGTTCCATGGTCACGTACGGTTCTAGAAAGCCGCTGCTGCTAGCACGTTCACCTGTCCGCACGATCGGGCCAGAGAGCGGTTCGTCTGCTGCCTTGCAAAGATTGCGGATAGCTTGCGTTCTTCGATAGGCGCGAATATTTCACCAAGTAGGGTCCCGCCCTTCAAAATCTTTGTCTGGCGCGATCTTGGGCTGGCGATCGTGACTGACAAGGGGATCCACGTAGGCCATCCTGAATGCGTCGCCGACCAAACATGCCATGGCAATCAGTAACGCTCGGGATCCTCGAAGGCTTCGTCGAGCCACGACTGTGCTCCGGATAACTATTGAACCAAAATGGA harbors:
- a CDS encoding autotransporter outer membrane beta-barrel domain-containing protein; its protein translation is MVDVGGVSNGSFSLKGNYTFEGDQAVVGGAYAYRLYQGGTSTPGDGDWYLRSALIDGGGPGTPLYQAGAPLYEAYAGALQTFNQLGTLQQRLGNRSWTVEAQCADGVSDDVRAEAGIGLWGRIEGTSGSYDPENSTTGTTYDTSTWKLQTGADMLLSDTAAGQLIGGVAFQYGTVSADVSSLFGGGSIDSTGTGVSGSLTWYGAEGFYLDSQAQVIWYDSDLDSATAGQRLVDGNNGVGYALGVEAGKRIMLDPSWSLTPQAQLAWSSVDLDAFTDAFGARVAPGSNDSLLGRLGLSLDHQSQWQDRSGRTGHTNVYTIANLYYDFEDGSSVDLAGSTLSSRNERLWGGLGIGGTINWADDKFSVFGEAVARTGLENFGDSHALTGSLGLRVKW
- a CDS encoding SgcJ/EcaC family oxidoreductase → MSVTNGKPEHVAAAFANAWNRHDMDEFASLFASDANFVNVVGVWWKNRSEIEAAHRATHDTMFRDSRLEGDVSSVVELAQGLASIHYSWTLTGASAPDGTPVGIRKGILLLIVQEGRSGWRIKVAQNTDIVPAIIAPAA